In one Shinella sp. PSBB067 genomic region, the following are encoded:
- a CDS encoding nitric oxide reductase activation protein NorD encodes MLDFLELEETVGRAWHRLVGNTATWQRHPDHAVRLEDVRPVLAVCFRGFGGEGAVQIAPARGRTSTHRLRLRERMGLGEEKLVQPGRDHATLMLPGEIALFADRGLNRDLYVWLAAAMAVMPLDQVTHADPLQRDLAIVARAEATAKAVLAAFPGLARRYRRLCAATLDARRSRPLPSIERHVENRILALLKKGAGLADDTLPVIFPHRAPPGYLPMLPVPLWPDALAREDGEGRGEDDQPASGGDPQAAETGRHVAEREKAENHKSERSPFILNRFEKILAMAEMVNVDRPGDDSDDHDASAADELDDMTLGERKGRPAARFHFDLDLPPEALDRTRLTGEYTYPEWDYRTATYLPDHCRVLASPAPDTAAVTEADADTRSLIRRVRRQFEVLRPRHEMLRAQLDGAELDLDAVVRARSDLAAGGQGSDRIHLMSRPQAHDLAVTILVDVSLSTDAWFDNRRVLDVEKEALTVLAHGLAACGDNHSILTFTSRRRSWVRVETVKDFGEPMGHGVEARIAALKPGFYTRIGPAIRHAAAKLREQPNRRKLLLVLTDGKPNDVDHYEGRFALEDSRRAVTEARRTGVSVFGVTVDREAQAYVPAMFGRNGYAIVSNIARLPAALPAIYRGLVG; translated from the coding sequence ATGCTGGATTTCCTGGAGCTGGAGGAGACCGTCGGCCGGGCCTGGCACAGGCTCGTCGGCAACACCGCCACATGGCAACGCCACCCGGACCATGCCGTCCGGCTGGAGGACGTCCGGCCCGTGCTCGCCGTCTGCTTCCGCGGCTTCGGCGGGGAGGGCGCGGTGCAGATCGCGCCGGCGCGCGGGCGCACCTCGACGCACCGCCTGCGGCTGCGCGAACGCATGGGGCTCGGCGAGGAGAAGCTGGTGCAGCCCGGCCGCGACCACGCGACGCTGATGCTGCCCGGCGAGATCGCCCTCTTCGCCGACCGCGGTCTCAACCGTGACCTCTATGTCTGGCTCGCCGCCGCCATGGCCGTCATGCCGCTGGACCAGGTGACGCATGCCGACCCGCTCCAGCGCGACCTTGCGATCGTCGCGCGGGCGGAGGCGACGGCGAAGGCCGTTCTCGCTGCCTTTCCGGGCCTTGCCCGGCGCTACCGCCGGCTTTGCGCCGCGACGCTCGATGCGCGCCGCAGCCGGCCGCTGCCCTCCATCGAGCGCCATGTCGAAAATCGCATCCTCGCCCTCCTGAAGAAGGGCGCCGGGCTTGCCGACGACACGCTGCCGGTCATCTTCCCCCATCGCGCGCCGCCCGGCTACCTGCCCATGCTGCCCGTGCCGCTCTGGCCGGATGCGCTTGCCCGCGAGGACGGCGAGGGAAGGGGAGAGGACGACCAGCCGGCGAGCGGCGGCGATCCGCAGGCCGCCGAGACCGGCCGGCATGTGGCGGAGCGCGAGAAGGCGGAGAACCACAAGAGCGAACGCAGCCCCTTCATCCTCAACCGCTTCGAGAAGATCCTCGCCATGGCCGAGATGGTCAATGTCGACCGCCCCGGCGACGACAGCGACGACCATGACGCCTCCGCCGCCGATGAACTGGACGACATGACGCTCGGCGAGCGCAAGGGAAGGCCCGCCGCGCGCTTCCACTTCGACCTCGACCTGCCGCCCGAAGCGCTCGACCGCACCCGGCTGACCGGCGAATACACCTATCCCGAATGGGACTACCGCACGGCGACCTACCTGCCGGACCATTGCCGCGTGCTCGCCTCGCCCGCGCCTGATACTGCCGCCGTGACGGAGGCCGATGCCGACACCAGGAGCCTCATCCGCCGCGTGCGCCGGCAGTTCGAGGTGCTGCGGCCAAGGCACGAGATGCTGCGCGCACAGCTCGACGGGGCGGAACTCGACCTCGATGCCGTGGTACGGGCGCGCAGCGACCTTGCCGCCGGCGGGCAGGGCAGCGACCGCATCCACCTGATGAGCCGGCCGCAGGCGCACGACCTCGCCGTCACCATCCTCGTCGACGTCTCGCTCTCCACCGACGCCTGGTTCGACAATCGCCGGGTGCTCGATGTCGAGAAGGAGGCGCTGACGGTGCTCGCCCACGGCCTTGCGGCCTGCGGCGACAATCACTCGATCCTCACCTTCACCTCGCGTCGCCGCTCCTGGGTGCGCGTCGAGACGGTCAAGGATTTCGGCGAGCCGATGGGCCATGGCGTTGAGGCGCGCATCGCGGCGCTGAAGCCGGGCTTCTACACCCGCATCGGCCCGGCGATCCGCCATGCGGCGGCCAAGCTCCGCGAGCAGCCGAACCGCCGCAAGCTCCTCCTCGTCCTCACCGACGGCAAGCCGAACGACGTGGACCACTACGAGGGCCGCTTCGCGCTGGAGGACAGCCGCCGCGCCGTCACGGAAGCGCGCCGCACGGGCGTCAGCGTGTTCGGGGTGACGGTCGACCGGGAGGCGCAGGCCTACGTGCCGGCCATGTTCGGCCGCAACGGCTACGCCATCGTCAGCAACATCGCCAGGCTGCCCGCGGCACTGCCGGCGATCTACCGCGGTCTTGTGGGATAG
- a CDS encoding CbbQ/NirQ/NorQ/GpvN family protein, with amino-acid sequence MNVMLKAARADIPAYSPSGNECALFETAWTRQLPLLLKGPTGCGKTRFVSHMAARLGLPLSTVSCHDDLSAADLTGRYLLKGGDTVWVDGPLTRAVREGGVCYLDEIVEARKDVAVVLHPLTDDRRILPLERTGEVLEAPAGFMLVVSYNPGYQNLLKALKPSTRQRFVAIEFDFLPKAAEIAVVATESGLDEARVAPLVALAHRLRALKGHDLEEGVSTRLLVYCACLIDSGMTMREAVRAAMIEPLTDEPDVRAALLEIADAMIR; translated from the coding sequence ATGAACGTGATGCTCAAGGCCGCGCGCGCCGACATCCCCGCCTACAGCCCCTCCGGCAACGAATGCGCCCTGTTCGAGACCGCCTGGACGCGCCAGCTTCCGCTGCTTCTGAAGGGACCCACGGGCTGCGGCAAGACCCGTTTCGTCAGCCACATGGCCGCAAGGCTCGGCCTGCCGCTCTCCACCGTCTCCTGCCATGACGACCTTTCGGCCGCCGACCTCACCGGCCGCTATCTGCTCAAGGGCGGCGACACGGTCTGGGTCGACGGCCCACTGACGCGCGCCGTGCGCGAGGGAGGCGTCTGCTATCTCGACGAGATCGTCGAAGCCCGCAAGGACGTCGCCGTCGTGCTCCATCCGCTCACCGACGACCGCCGCATCCTGCCGCTGGAGCGCACCGGCGAGGTGCTGGAAGCCCCCGCCGGCTTCATGCTCGTCGTCTCCTACAATCCCGGCTACCAGAACCTCCTGAAGGCGCTGAAGCCCTCCACGCGCCAGCGTTTCGTCGCCATCGAGTTCGACTTCCTGCCGAAGGCGGCCGAGATCGCCGTCGTCGCCACCGAAAGCGGCCTCGACGAGGCGCGCGTCGCCCCGCTCGTCGCGCTCGCCCACCGGCTGCGCGCCCTCAAGGGCCACGACCTTGAAGAGGGCGTCTCCACGCGCCTTCTCGTCTATTGCGCCTGCCTCATCGACAGCGGCATGACGATGCGCGAGGCGGTCCGTGCCGCCATGATCGAGCCGCTCACCGACGAGCCGGACGTCCGCGCCGCGCTCCTCGAAATCGCCGACGCGATGATCCGCTGA